Proteins from a genomic interval of Salmo salar chromosome ssa14, Ssal_v3.1, whole genome shotgun sequence:
- the LOC106570064 gene encoding chloride intracellular channel protein 1 yields MSDENQPQVELFVKAGSDGQSIGNCPFSQRLFMVLWLKGVTFNVTTVDMKRKPDILKDLAPGAQPPFLLYGTEVKTDTNKIEEFLEENLSPPKYPRMASRNPESNTAGVDVFSKFSAYIKNSNPQLNDNLEKGLLKALKKLDDYLGSPLPEEIDENSADEVTSSTRPFLDGQDLTLADCNLLPKLNIVKVVCLKYRTFSIPKSLSNLWRYLDAAYAREEFSSTCPNDTEIHIAYSAVAKALK; encoded by the exons ATGAGTGACGAAAATCAACCTCAAGTTGAACTTTTTGTGAAG GCAGGCAGTGATGGCCAGAGCATTGGCAACTGTCCGTTCTCCCAGCGCCTCTTCATGGTGCTGTGGCTTAAAGGAGTAACATTCAACGTCACCACCGTGGACATGAAGAG GAAACCAGACATCCTTAAGGACCTAGCACCTGGTGCTCAGCCCCCCTTCCTGCTCTATGGGACGGAGGTGAAAACCGACACCAACAAGATAGAAGAGTTCCTGGAGGAGAACCTGTCCCCTCCAAA aTACCCCCGCATGGCTTCCAGGAACCCTGAGTCTAACACAGCTGGCGTGGACGTGTTCTCCAAGTTCTCGGCCTACATCAAGAATTCAAACCCCCAGCTCAATGACA ACCTAGAGAAAGGCCTGCTCAAGGCCCTGAAGAAACTAGATGACTACCTTGGCTCCCCACTTCCTGAGGAGATTGACGAGAATAGTGCTGATGAGGTCACTTCTTCCACCCGCCCCTTCCTGGATGGGCAGGACCTCACTCTTGCCGACTGCAACTTGCTGCCCAAGCTGAACATCGTCAAG GTTGTGTGTCTGAAGTATCGCACTTTCTCCATCCCTAAGTCTCTCTCCAACCTGTGGCGGTACCTGGACGCTGCGTACGCCCGCGAGGAGTTCTCCTCTACCTGCCCCAACGACACAGAGATACACATCGCCTACTCAGCCGTGGCTAAAGCACTTAagtag